In Vibrio sp. NTOU-M3, the following proteins share a genomic window:
- a CDS encoding endonuclease/exonuclease/phosphatase family protein: MRWLLWTMIGLPMIAWGTFHLYHEIWWVENIVSAPSLFLVYYTIIALICLMVRFWVHLIVCVVVVLVYLAMTPKSEQSIWVNCNTPMTVVQYNLYYGNQDVNAFINYLIQNQIDLVVLQEVAPEEGVKFFTLDDLYPYRYGGQEGVGYPSSQMILSRKPLTQMSVFYTPDGHNIISGVWHPTPQKQLPFMTAHPPSPRTEELWHRRNAVIRTIQTMVEFNPSDEMLIVGDFNLSATSLRFATLFPEFETAPVASWPNWSHLFDTPAFTMLSIDHLWLKSLESSRRICNRTSKTSMRGSDHKMVVTQIGY; the protein is encoded by the coding sequence TTGCGCTGGTTACTATGGACAATGATTGGCTTACCCATGATTGCGTGGGGGACTTTCCACCTTTATCACGAGATTTGGTGGGTAGAGAATATTGTCTCGGCACCTAGCCTCTTTTTGGTTTACTACACAATAATTGCTTTGATCTGCTTGATGGTGCGGTTTTGGGTGCATTTGATCGTATGTGTCGTAGTGGTGTTGGTCTATCTGGCGATGACGCCAAAGTCGGAGCAGTCAATTTGGGTTAACTGCAATACACCCATGACGGTGGTGCAGTACAATCTTTACTATGGTAATCAAGATGTAAATGCCTTTATTAATTACTTGATCCAAAACCAGATTGATTTAGTGGTGCTGCAAGAAGTTGCGCCGGAAGAAGGGGTTAAGTTCTTCACTTTGGATGATTTGTACCCTTATCGTTATGGTGGTCAAGAAGGTGTGGGATACCCGTCTAGCCAGATGATCTTAAGCCGCAAACCATTGACTCAAATGTCGGTGTTTTACACGCCTGATGGACACAACATCATTAGTGGCGTTTGGCATCCAACTCCGCAAAAACAATTACCTTTTATGACAGCCCACCCACCGTCACCAAGGACGGAGGAGCTTTGGCATCGGCGAAACGCGGTGATTCGAACCATTCAAACCATGGTGGAGTTTAACCCGTCAGATGAAATGCTGATTGTTGGTGATTTTAACCTTTCCGCGACCAGCTTACGGTTTGCGACACTATTTCCAGAATTTGAAACCGCCCCTGTCGCGAGTTGGCCAAACTGGAGTCACCTATTCGACACCCCCGCATTTACCATGCTCAGTATTGATCATTTGTGGTTGAAATCATTGGAGTCGAGTCGACGGATCTGCAACCGAACCTCGAAAACGAGCATGCGGGGTTCCGACCATAAAATGGTCGTCACTCAAATTGGATACTGA
- a CDS encoding ShlB/FhaC/HecB family hemolysin secretion/activation protein, protein MATQDIEREQAQRLEQIEQNKQSVKELTPNITLDRPIEEFPEQCFNVRELVFSGNTIYSDEELAQAIHFQPTCLGLAEINEYLRVISNLYMQAGYVTSRAFLVPQDLSSGRLEIVILEGELEQLLLNGEESSALKLAFPFMVGSILNLRDIEQGLDQINRLSRYNAQIKLLPGTEQGKSTVDIRTHEDLFMTLSTGINNGGQKSTGEEQLSLNLGLENVLRILDKWTFSATKSALIRDSKDSESLFMSVDVPIGYWNIGYRTSYSTYKTTFTSNSFQFDSSGKTNSHDADLKWLFHRDSVSKSSFKLGLHHRREKNFILGALLESGSRNLSSSSLSLDHSTRLGNGFFTLSPRFVAGTDWFGGKEDEDDAGAAPKAQFYKGTLTASYTYPFSNALSLSSTLFGQWSNQTLYGSERLSIGGEYSVRGFKGKSISGDEGYYWRNDLNYQIAKWPVLGNISATLALDTGTIAKDKVDAFEEGSLTGTSLSIKTRSENISSSLSVGFPIDAPERLNADDYVLYYRLDLAI, encoded by the coding sequence TTGGCAACTCAAGATATAGAACGAGAGCAAGCTCAGCGCTTAGAGCAAATAGAACAGAATAAGCAATCAGTTAAGGAACTAACGCCTAATATTACCTTGGACAGGCCAATAGAAGAGTTTCCTGAGCAGTGTTTTAATGTTCGAGAGTTAGTTTTTTCTGGTAACACGATCTATTCTGATGAAGAGTTGGCTCAAGCCATTCATTTCCAACCAACCTGTCTCGGCCTAGCCGAAATTAATGAATATCTCCGTGTTATTTCCAACCTTTACATGCAAGCAGGCTATGTGACCTCTCGTGCTTTTCTGGTGCCGCAAGACTTATCGTCGGGTCGACTAGAGATCGTAATTTTAGAAGGTGAACTAGAACAGTTGCTACTGAATGGGGAAGAATCAAGTGCGCTGAAATTGGCCTTTCCTTTTATGGTGGGTTCTATTCTTAATCTCAGAGATATCGAGCAGGGGCTCGATCAAATTAATCGGCTTTCGCGCTATAACGCTCAAATTAAATTATTACCTGGTACCGAACAGGGTAAATCGACTGTCGACATTCGAACACACGAAGATTTATTTATGACGTTGTCTACTGGGATCAATAACGGTGGTCAAAAGTCTACTGGAGAGGAGCAGCTATCACTAAATCTTGGTTTGGAAAATGTACTGCGTATTTTAGATAAATGGACATTTAGCGCGACAAAAAGTGCATTAATTCGAGATAGCAAAGATTCTGAAAGTCTATTTATGAGCGTGGATGTCCCAATAGGGTATTGGAACATCGGCTATCGAACCTCATACAGTACATATAAAACCACATTTACTAGTAATAGCTTCCAGTTTGACTCATCGGGTAAAACAAACAGCCATGATGCTGACCTAAAATGGTTATTCCATCGTGATAGCGTGAGCAAATCGTCATTCAAACTGGGTTTACACCATCGAAGAGAAAAGAACTTTATTTTGGGGGCCTTGTTGGAATCAGGCTCTCGCAACCTTTCGTCCAGCTCACTTTCCCTCGATCACAGTACGCGTCTAGGCAATGGTTTTTTTACTCTATCTCCTCGTTTTGTTGCGGGGACCGATTGGTTTGGTGGCAAGGAAGATGAAGACGATGCAGGCGCTGCGCCAAAAGCCCAATTTTACAAAGGCACACTGACTGCGAGTTATACCTACCCTTTTTCGAATGCACTTAGCCTTAGCTCGACATTATTCGGTCAGTGGAGTAACCAAACGCTTTATGGCAGTGAACGCTTAAGTATCGGTGGTGAATACTCTGTCCGTGGTTTTAAAGGTAAATCGATTTCAGGAGATGAAGGTTACTACTGGCGAAATGATCTCAATTATCAAATTGCCAAATGGCCCGTTTTAGGAAACATCAGCGCCACACTAGCACTCGACACCGGCACCATCGCTAAAGATAAAGTGGATGCGTTTGAAGAAGGGTCACTAACGGGAACGAGTTTGAGCATAAAAACGCGCTCAGAAAACATTTCAAGTTCTCTCTCAGTTGGTTTCCCGATTGATGCACCGGAACGGCTCAATGCTGATGATTACGTGCTTTATTACCGACTTGATCTAGCCATTTAA
- a CDS encoding class II fumarate hydratase, with the protein MTQTFRIETDSMGDVKVPSDALYQAQTQRAVDNFQFSQHVMPVPFIQALAYIKQTAALTNAQLGLLEGDIASAIADAAQHIIEGEYLSHFPIDVFQTGSGTSSNMNANEVIATLASEKLGGDVNPNDHVNMGQSSNDVVPTAIQVASAISIEKRLLPALHHLITALEHKQAELSDVVKTGRTHLMDAMPVTFAQELGGWKHQVEHALLGIDQSLKSVKALAQGGTAVGTGINADPRFAEAFAHNLSQETKVTFTASDNFFFNLSNQDAIVSLSGQLKTAAVAIMKIANDLRWMNSGPLAGLGEIELQGLQPGSSIMPGKVNPVIPEAAAMASAQVIGNDTTITIAGQSGNFQLNVMLPVIAHNILESIELLTNSALALADKAIATFTVREDNLQQALARNPILVTALNPVIGYLKAASIAKKAYKEGRAIIDVAEKETDLDRATLERLLDPAQLTQGGLAK; encoded by the coding sequence ATGACTCAGACATTTCGAATTGAAACCGACAGCATGGGGGATGTAAAAGTCCCATCAGACGCCCTGTATCAAGCTCAAACTCAACGTGCAGTCGACAATTTTCAGTTCAGCCAACATGTTATGCCAGTCCCCTTTATTCAGGCTTTGGCTTACATTAAACAAACAGCTGCTCTTACGAATGCACAACTTGGGTTGCTTGAAGGTGACATTGCGAGTGCTATCGCGGATGCCGCGCAGCATATTATCGAGGGTGAGTATTTATCTCACTTCCCGATCGATGTTTTTCAAACTGGGTCTGGTACCAGTTCTAATATGAATGCCAATGAAGTGATTGCAACGTTAGCATCTGAGAAATTAGGCGGTGATGTTAACCCAAATGATCACGTTAATATGGGCCAAAGCAGTAATGACGTGGTACCAACAGCCATCCAAGTTGCTTCGGCAATCAGCATCGAAAAACGCTTACTTCCAGCACTGCATCACTTAATTACCGCACTTGAACACAAGCAAGCTGAGCTGTCAGATGTGGTAAAAACTGGCCGAACTCATTTAATGGATGCCATGCCAGTAACCTTTGCACAAGAGCTAGGCGGTTGGAAACACCAAGTTGAACATGCACTCCTAGGCATTGATCAGAGTTTGAAATCAGTAAAAGCCTTAGCTCAAGGTGGCACAGCGGTGGGGACTGGCATTAATGCAGATCCTCGTTTTGCCGAGGCATTTGCTCACAACCTGAGCCAGGAAACCAAAGTCACCTTTACGGCCAGTGACAATTTCTTCTTTAATCTCAGCAACCAAGACGCAATTGTATCTTTATCTGGACAATTGAAAACAGCCGCCGTTGCTATCATGAAAATTGCCAATGATTTGCGCTGGATGAACTCAGGCCCTCTAGCGGGATTGGGCGAAATCGAGCTGCAAGGTTTACAACCCGGGTCATCGATCATGCCGGGTAAGGTTAACCCAGTGATCCCTGAAGCGGCGGCCATGGCCTCTGCTCAAGTTATTGGCAATGACACCACCATTACTATTGCTGGTCAGTCTGGCAACTTCCAACTCAACGTCATGTTGCCCGTGATTGCACACAATATTTTGGAAAGCATCGAGCTATTAACCAATAGCGCTCTGGCTCTTGCCGATAAAGCGATAGCCACTTTCACGGTACGTGAAGATAACTTGCAGCAAGCACTTGCTCGCAACCCTATCTTGGTTACTGCCCTCAACCCAGTGATTGGCTACCTGAAAGCCGCATCTATTGCCAAAAAAGCATACAAAGAAGGTCGCGCTATCATTGATGTGGCGGAAAAAGAAACGGATCTCGACCGAGCCACGTTAGAGCGCCTGCTTGATCCAGCGCAGTTGACCCAAGGTGGGTTAGCGAAGTAG